A genomic stretch from Thermoanaerobaculia bacterium includes:
- a CDS encoding zinc ribbon domain-containing protein, whose product MPLYEYRCPDCQERFEIIQHLGTSAAETVCPTCGAQHVERQLSTFAVANSGSGASSTPAPSFGGCGGGQCGMGGGGCGGGDWN is encoded by the coding sequence ATGCCGCTCTACGAATACCGCTGTCCCGATTGCCAGGAACGCTTCGAGATCATCCAGCACCTGGGGACCTCTGCTGCCGAGACCGTCTGCCCCACCTGCGGCGCCCAGCACGTCGAGCGCCAGCTCTCGACCTTCGCTGTCGCGAATAGCGGCTCCGGAGCGAGCTCCACGCCCGCCCCGAGCTTCGGCGGCTGTGGCGGCGGGCAATGCGGAATGGGCGGTGGCGGCTGCGGCGGGGGCGACTGGAACTAA